GGGGAAACCTTCCTAGGAacccccccatctttttttttttttttaaaaaaaaagagaaaaccccaaCCCTACGTGAAGGAGGGGGGCAGCCAGAGGGTTCCCGGGGATTCCCCGCAGGGAAACCCGGAGCCTCGTAAATAAGAtagcggggggcaccgggaacaCGACACGGCCGAGTCGGGGCAGGACGAGCGGCTGGGGAGGGCCGAGGGGcgcgggcaggcagggagggcgcAGCCTCGACGCCGCAAGATGTTGCGCCCCGATAACCTTGTTTACGGGGGGCCCCCGGGGGGGGCCGGGTGAGCCCGAAAGGGGGGAAAGATTAGGGAGGTGAGCGTGACTCAGGGCATTTGGGCGCGCGACTCTTTCCCTGCGGGCAGCTGCAGGCGGAGcgcgggcaggggctggcggcGAGGGCAGGGGCGTCGCGGAGCCACCCCGGGGGTAAGGTGCGGGGTCGTGGGTGGTGGGAGCGTCTcggggggtccctgggtgctgggagcGGGGGGacggggtgggcggggggggacggTGGGGCCAGGCGGGGCTGGGGGaagcaccccggggtgcccccgGAGTGGGGTGGCGTCTGTAGGGATGTCAGCAGGGTGTGCCCATCCACATGGGATGTATGGGCTCCATACTGAGCCACGTTGGGTACCTGTTGCAGGAGGGATCCCAGCCATGCTGCACGGATGGCGTGGAACGTATAGGCTCCATACTGAGCCACGTTGGgtgcctgctgcaggagggatCCCAGCCACACTGCACAGATGGTGTGGGATGTATAGGCTCCATACTGAGCCACGTTGGgtacctgctgcaggagggaccTGAGCCATGCTGCACAGATGGCATGGAATGTATAGGCTCCATACTGAGCCACGTTGGgtgcctgctgcaggagggatCCCAGCCACGCTGCATGGATGGCATGGAACGTGTAGGCTCCATACTGAGCCACGTTGGGTGCCTGCTGCAGGAGGGTTCCCAGCCACGCTGCACAGATGGTGTGGGATGTATAGGCTCCATACTGAGCCACGTTGGgtacctgctgcaggagggagctgaGCCACACTGAACAGATGGCATGGAATGTATAGGCTCCATACTGAGCCACGTTGGgtgcctgctgcaggagggatCCCAGCCATGCTGCCCGGATGGTGTGGGATATATAGGCTCCATACTGAGCCACATTGGGTACCTGTTGCAGGAGGGACCCCAGCCACACTGCATGGATGGCGTGCAATGTATGGGCTCCATACTGAGCACCTGCTGTGGGAGGGAGGTCCTGCACCAAGCCACACTACGTGGATGGTGCGAGAGGTATGGGCTCCGTGCTGACTGTGTGCGATGCGTGCCTTGGGACGTCTGGGCTCTATATGGAGCCGTGCTAGATAGATGGTGTAGGAGGCAGGAGTCCAGTCCTGAGTCATGCTAGCCATGTGGCGTGGGAGGTATGGGCTCTATACTGAGCACGTTGGCTATGTGGTGCAGGAGAGATGGGCTCTATACTGTGCACAAGGGGTGTATGGTGTAGGAGGTATGGACTCCATACCACATACATGACAAGGGAGGTATGGGCTCTACACTGCGCACATGGGGTGTATGGTGCAGGAGGTATGGACTCCATACCATACACATGGTATGGGAGGCATGGGCTCTATACTGCGCACATGGGGTGTACGGTGCAGGAGGTATGGACTCCATACCATGCACGTGATATGGGATGTATGGGCTCTACACTGCGCACATGGGGTGTATGGTGCAGGAGGTATGGACTCCATACCATGCACATGATATGGGACGTATGGGCTCTACACTGCGCACATGGGGTGTATGGTGTAGAAGGTATGGACTCCATACCACATACATGACAAAGGAGGTACGGGCTCTACACTGCGCACATGGGGTGTATGGTGTAGAAGGTATGGACTCCATACCACATACATGACAAGGGAGGTATGGGCTCTACACTGCGCACATGGGGTGTATGGTGCAGGAGGTATGGACTCCATACCATACACATGGTATGGGAGGCATGGGCTCTATACTGCGCACATGGGGTGTACGGTGCAGGAGGTATGGACTCCATACCTGGGACGTATGGGCTCTACACTGTGAGCTGGGCTCTATACGGCACACACGGCGTGGAACGTATGGGCTCTATAAGGTGCGAGGTGGTACAGGGATGGATTCGCCAGGCCCGAGTCCCCTGGGCGCAGGGTGACCCGTACCCAGCgggtcccccccccagcccctcaccgcGGCCTCGGGGCACCTCCtggaccccgggggggggggggggggacggacggacaacggtgggggggggggggtgtgagcggggcgggggccgACACCGCCCGGGCGTTATCAGCGGGACGCAGCCCCGCACACCGGGCTGATGCAAGAGCCGCCGgcgggacttgggggggggggtgttggggttcGGGGGttcggggagggagggggggtgcccgggccaggccggccttgggggggggggtgggggtggggggacacgacGACCGGGGGCCGCTGGCGCTGCGGGGCCAGGCggggcaggaaggaggaggcCGGGTCCGGAGCCGGCCGCCGTTCCCGTGGCCCCGCCGAGGTTCCCGAAccccaccggggggggggtcccgtaGCCCCCAGCGGGGGTCTCCGTGCCCCCACCCCGGCTGCCGGCCGGGAGCGAGCTCCTGCATCACCCTGGTGAGatctgaggaggggggggggggggagagctggTGTCCCCCCCCAAAGACCCCCTGACCTcgcagcaaccccccccccctcctccccatgaGCCCCCCCTCGTGTttctggggggtccctgggctggggcggggagggggggggggcgcagccgGGGTTCTCATCCCCCCAATCTAGGGAGGatccccccgggggggggggatgtgtgtgtgtgtgtgtgctggggcagagggggctgAGGATCTCgaggcaggacccccccccaaaggaggctccgggctgggggggggcaggtgtgGGGGGCGTTTGGGGTTATGGGGGGACTCGAACCCGTGGATCCCTCCGGGggtgccccggggaggggggggggtgctggggggggggggcggagtgcGGGGGCAGGGCGCCCCCTGGCGGTTGTCCCCCGCCACAGCCCCGGGgcagctgcgggggggggggggacacacgggtgggggcagccctgggtgggtgggggggtgtcacagTGGGGTGCAGaaggggggggtgcaggcagaggtTGCACCTTCCCACCTCCAGGCACCCACTTGCTGCTTAGGGGGTGCTGCAGGGGTTTTGGGTgctgagcggggagggggggggggcagcagggccccccccccccccccccctgctgcGCACCCTGGGATGCCTGTGCCATCCTGCTTTGGGATGTTGCGGTGAGCccagctgtgcctcagtttcccctttctCACCCCAGTGGTCTgccaggggctgcggggggggggggggggggggttgctgggGGTCCCGGGCACTGCAGTGTGGGACCCCAGGCCCTGTGTGTGGGTCTATATGGGACCCCACCTATGTGCGTGGGTCTGTATGGGACCCCAGTCCCTATGCATTGGTCTATATGGGACCCCAGCCTCTGTGCATGTGTCTATATGGGACCCCAGCCCCGTGTGTGGGTCTATATGGAACCTAGTCCCTGTGCATGGGTCTATATGGGACCCCAGTCCCTGTGCGTGGGTCTATATGGGACCCCAGGCCCTGTGTGTGGGTCTATATGGGACCCCAGTCCCTATGCGTGGGTCTGTATGGGGCCCCAGTCCCTATGCATGGGTCTATATGGGACCCCAGCCCCATGTGTGGGTCTATATGGACCCTAGTCCCTGTGCATGGGTCTATATGGGACCCCAGGCCCGTGCGTGGGTCTATATGGGACCCCAGTCCCTGTGTGTGGGTCTATATGGGACCCCAGGCCCTGTGTGTGGGTCTATATGGGACCCCAGTCCTTGTGCGTGGGTCTGTATGGGACCCCACCTATGTGCGTGGGTCTGTATGGGACCCCAGTCCCTATGCATTGGTCTATATGGGACCCCAGCCTCTGTGCATGGGTCTATATGGGACCCCAGCCCCATGTGTGGGTCTATATGGACCCCAGTCCCTGTGCGTGGGTCTATATGGGACCCCAGCCTCTGTGCGTGGGTCTATATGGGACCCCAGTCCCTGTGCGTGGGTCTCTATGGGACCCCAGTCCCTATGCATTGGTCTATATGGGACCCCAGCCTCTGTGCATGGGTCTATATGGGACCCCAGCCCCATGTGTGGGTCTATATGGACCCCAGTCCCTGTGTGTGGGTCTATATGGGACCCCAGTCCCTGTGCGTGGGTCTATATGGGACCCCAGGCCCTGTGCGTGGGTCTATAGGGGACCCCACCCACACATGAGGGGTCATGTGGGATCCAGCCCATGTACGCGGGTCCACAGGGGACCTGACCCCCAGGCGCAGGACACGGCAGGACCAACCGGCATGTGCGGGCACGGGTGGGCCAGGACGGGATGCCACGTCCCTGGTGGGAAGCTGCGGGGGCTCTGCCATCGCCTGACGTCGGTTCCCATCCCAGAcggaggcagggcagggcaccgCTTCCCCGGGGGACCCCCGGCCCCGAGACCTCCTGGCCCGTGGGGAGCGGGTTACGCAGGCGGGGGCTGCGGGAACGGCCCCGGCGTCCGGCTTCAGCCCCATCCCAGGGAACAAATCCCACATCCCGGGGGGCACCGAGTACCGCCCCGGCCTCTCCTAAcagattttctctccctttcccctgcgCTCGCCCTGATGCCACAGGGTGCCGGGTTATGGTGCTGCCGGGCTGATTGCCGGGACGCAGCGAGGCGGTGGTGGGGGTCGAGCCCGGAGCCATGGAGGGGCCCGGTCAGGTAGGGAGACCCGGCCCCAAGCCCTGGCTCTACCGCTGCGCCCCGGCTGGCTCCCAcccccggcacggccccggcgaggcgctgggggtgctggtccccaCTGAACCCCCTTCTCTCTGTCCCCGCAGGAGGCCTACgaggagaggatgaggaggaccCTGGACCCCGAGGGCTACGAGGACCCCGGCATAAAGGACTCCCGCCTATCGCTGGGGGAGATGAGCAGTGAGTGGCTCCTTCGGGTGCTGGGGGACGCTGGGCACGCGTGGGCACCGTCGTTGCATGGGGAATGGCGTTGCACGGGCACCAGTGTCGTACGGGCGCCAGCGTTGCAGAGGTGACGGCGTTGCGTGGGTGATGGCATTGCGTGGGCGATGGCACCGCGCGGGCATCAGCGTTGCACGGGAACCGGCACCGGCTGGGTGCCAGCGTTGCGGGGGCACCGGTGGTTTAAGGTTGCATGTTGCATGGGTGCCAGAGTTTCAGGGGTGCCAGCTAAGCAGGGGTACCAGCATGGCACAGGTGTGTTGCATGGGCGCCAGCGTTGCATGGGCACCAGCGTCGCATGGGTGCCAGCGTTGTATAGGTGCCAGCGTTGCATGGGTGCCCGTGTTGCATCAGCACCATATTACGTGGGTGCCAGCATGGCACAGATGTGTTGCATGGGCACCAGCGCTGCGCAGACGCGTTGCATGAGTGCCAGCGTTGCATGGGCACCAGCGTCGCATGGGTGCCAGCGTTGCACAGATGTGTTGCACGGGTGCCAGCGTTGCACAGGCAGCAGGGCTCGCTCGGAGCCCCGGGGAGGTCAGGCAGGGACACGCAGCCTTCGGGATCGCATCTCCCAAAGGCAGCGACGCCCTTTGCCAAAGCCCTGGAGCCGGTGAGGTGCCACCTCCAGCGCAAGGGCTATGGGTGCCCGAGACAGGGCCGAGCTTGGGGACACCCGAGGGTCCTCGAGGCCATGACTGAGAGTCCCCGGGGAGGGAGGTGAGGGGAGTTTGGGGGGTTCTGCATGCCCCAGAGCATCCCCTTGCCCAAAAGCTTGGATGTGCCGCCCCGAGGGGTTGCTTGGGCTGTGCCGGCTCCCGGCCTCCAGCCCCTCGGGTCCCCGTTTGGGGTGACGCATGTCGGGGGGGTAACGCTGCCGCCTGTTCTGCGCAGGGGCCAGCGCCGGCACCGGGTCCCCCTTGCACACGTGGAGGGCCAGAGCCGAGGAGCTGACGCCCCTGCGGTGAGTCCCCCAAATCGGGCAAGGGGCCGGACACTGCCCAGCCTGCCCGGCTGGCATCGGCAAGGGGAGGCTGccggcacccatgggtgcccggTGCTGactcccgaccccccccccccccccccccatcctggcgGTGTGTGTTTTGCAGCCGGTATTTGCCCAGCCGCCGGGGATGCTATGACGTGGATGGGAGGAGGCGCGCGGCCGGGGCCCCCCCGGGACAGGCGAGCCGCCGTGGCGGAGGGCAGCGTGAGTGACCATGGGGGCACCGGGGGACGAAGCCCAGCCCTGGCAtcccaccccccatccccaacccAGCCCTCCGTCGCGCCACCAGCCCCGGCTTTGCCACCCCCGTCCCCACCATTCGCGGGGGTGACCGTCACCCGGGCGTCAGGGCACGCCACGGGGTGACCGCTGCCGCTTGTCCGTAATCGCCCGCTGATTGAGGATAAATAAAGTCTTTGTTTGGGGTGAGGACAAGAACCACTTGGGGCTGAACGCTGGCTGGCGCCGGGCGGCTTGGCGGCGGTGGCAACGGGCTGCGACGAGGACAGGCTCGTGCCCAACGTGCCACCGCCAACGCTGtcggggacactgggggggggaacgacacacgCGCCCCATCCCTGCTCGCGTGGGCACAGCATCCTTCAGCCGGCAGAGCGGGATGCGGCTCTTACGGCATCACCCCGCCGGGTGACCTGGCTGGGGGCAGCGAGGGGACCGCGGTGGTCCCCATTTGGGGGAGAAGGGGACGGGGTGAACCTGTCCCCGGCACTGGGGCGGCCACGGGCGAGCAGGACCCGAGCTGGTGTTTACTGTCAGCAAAGGCAAAGTGCTCCGGGATTTACGGTGCACACACGGCGGCTGTGGGGCGTGGGGCTCGGCCCCCGCTTTATAGGGCTGGAGCCTTGCGAGGCCGTGGGGAGCGCAGGGGGGTCGTAGGTAggtgggggacggggacggggacacctcGAGCTCCTGGGGTCTGACTGGCTGGGGATGTGCCGTCCCCATCCCAGTCCAAGGGGCagagctcagtgctggggtcagggTTGTGCCAGTGACAGGGTGGTGGGACAGAGCGTGGCCACGAGTCCTGCCCGCATCCCAGCGCCGGTGATGTCCCCAGACTGTCGCCTtgccccaggagctgggctgcaAGGGTTCgaggggctggaggtgggcacCGGCAGGGTGGGGGGTGACGGAGGGCCACATCCAGCAAGCCCTAACTGGTTGAAGGATGGGGTGGGGAAGCATCCAGCAAACCCCAGCTTGGTCTGGGATGGGGCAATGGAGGGGGGGACACGTCCAGCGAGTCCCAGCTGGGTCTGGGGTGGGGGTGATGGAGTAGGAGACACATCCAGGCAACCCCAACTGGGTCTGGGATGGGAGTGATGAGGGGGAGATGCCTCCAACAGACCCCAGGGGGGTCCGGGCCTTGGCTAATGCATCGGTGGCTCCACTCGCAGCTTCGTCGGTGACCGATGTGGACCTGGAGGCGGGGGGGAGCACGAGGCCTGTGTCCCAGCGAGAGACCCATGAGGTGGGTGCTGCCCTGAGGACCCCCATTCCTTCCCCATTCCCGGGGGTGGGTGGACTGTGGCCATCTGGGGACCAACCTCGCACCAagccctggggacaccagggtACGGGGAGATGCTGATACCGGAGCTGCAGCTCTGGGTCTCCTGGGGGCCCCCGGTGCGGCCAGGGGGGACCCTGAcccccagctctggctgcaggGCTACGTGGAGCTGCACGAGCTGGTCATGGACAACAGAAAGGAGCTGTACTGGATGGAGGCCAGCCACTGGCTCAAACTGGAGGAAGACTTCAAGGAAGCCGGGCACTGGGGTCAGCCCCATCTCTCCTTCCTGACCTACCGCAGCCTCCTGGATATCCGACGGGCTTTGCCCAAAGGTGGGGACACCGGCTGGGGCCGGGATGGTGGCAGGGACCCCGTGCCAGCCGGCCGGTGACGGTGCTATCCCCGTAGGCGCCGTGCTCTTCAACGTGGCGGCCAACTCGCTGGCGGCCATCGCCCACGTCCTCATCGACCAGATGATCTACGAGGGGCAGATCAAGCCGCAGGACCGGGATGACATCCTGAGGACGCTGCTGCTGGAGCACAAGTACGGCTGGGGGTGATGGCCCTGGGGGGGGGACCCCCAGTGTCCAGGCTGGATCCGGCCCCAGCGAGTCCTGCTGGAGCCTGGCACGGGGTGGAAAAGCCCCTCCGTGGTTTGGTTTTGCCTCCCAGCCCATTTTGGGGGTCCCTGCAATAcccccagagctggggctgtcttatggggttttggggggggggtgtgtcaagAGGTGCTGGCCCATCTGACGCCGCCCTCACTGCTGCTTTAGACACCCCAGCGAGGACAAGCAGTTTGGGACCCCGTCGCCGGCGCAGCTGCAGCGCTCGGGCACGGGCCAGGCAGAGACGGAGCAGCCGCTGCTGCGGGAGCAGCAGCCCCTGGAGATGCGCGGGCTGGCCGGGGCCGAGCAGGcgagcagggacagggctggggtggggggtgatggggggccggggggggtgcagggagggcaTTGGGGTGGAGAGTCGGGGGTGCCAGGTCTGGCCAGGGTGTTGGGGAGGGCTGCTGGGAGGTGCATACGAGGTGTACGTGAACACACACACCttcgcacacgcgtgtgcgcacacTGGGCAGTTGCACGCTCTCGCAGGGACCCCCGTGCTGCGCGTCCCCCGGGGAGTGCACCCACCCACTGACACACGCTCGTGCACACTTGCACACCTATCCACATGCACTCACACAGGCACGAGCGTGCACGGGTACAAACACCTCCCCAAACTCCCACGCGCACCGCTTTCTCTCACCCCGGCACACGTGTGCGCACACGTGCACGTGCACGCTTGTGCAGGCATATGCAGGCGCATGCACGCGCATACCTTCACGCTCGCAGGGGCGTGCACACACACGGGTGCACACGCACGCACGTACATGTGCACGCAGGGGAGGTGTTGCCTTGGGATGGTGTGAGGGAGCCGGGCTTTCGGGGGACAGAGGCGACACGCAGGGGATGGTGGGGGGACACgcaggggatggagggggagaCGCAGGGGACAGCCACCAGGGATGGCTGGCTGATTCCTGCTATTTGTCTGCCTGCAACAGAGCCCGAGCAGGGCCACTAGACCCCAGCTCCCTGAGAAGGTCCCCAAAGATGCCGAGGCCACGCTGGTCCTCGTGGGTGAGTGGTCAGAGGGGAGGTGGGTGCGGGGTCAGGACGGTGGGTGCGGGGTCAGGACGGTGGGTGCGGGGCCGGGCTGTGCAGGGGGAGCTTTGGCGTCTGCCCGTCGCTGCCTGCTCGCTCACTCGCTGCATTTCTTGTGCCTTTTTCGACTCTCCCCGTCCTCAGCCTTCgccgctgcctgctgctgctcagtgctgctctCTGGGCCCCGTGTCTCCATGTCCCTTGTCCTCCTCATGTCCCATTTCCCCACTCCCCTGTGCCCCCATGTTCTCATGTCTCTATGTCCCCACGCCCCAATGTCCCTGTGCTCCCATGCCCACCTATCCCTGTGTCCCCGTGTCTGTATGTCCCTGTGCCTCATTGTCCTCATGTCTTTGTGCCCCTATCCTATTCCCTTTGTCCCCCCATGCCCCCATGCCTCTGTCACCTTGTGTCCATATCCCGATGTCCCCATGTTTCGATGTCCCCATGTCTCCGTGCTCctgtgtccccacatccctgtgCCCCTGTGCCCGGCCCCCCCCATgacccccatcccatcccatcctcccTCCCAGGCTGCGCAGCCTTCCTGGAGCAGCCAACGCTGGCCTTCATGCGCCTGAAGAACGCGGTGACACTGGACACTGTCCTCGACGTGTCCCTACCCGTCCGCTTCCTCTTCGTGGTCCTGGGCCCCGACAGCCCCCACATCAGCTACCACGAGATCGGCCGCACCATCGCCACCATGATGTCCGAGAGGGTACGGCTCACCCGCCATTGCCACCAGCACTGCCGTCCAGGGTGCCAGCCCCCCTGAGCACCCCAAagtccccagccctggggctgcaccCTCTAACAGGGCTCGTCCCACTGTGCCCTGTCCCTCTCTGTGCccgtgtccctgtgtccccatgccactatgtccccttgtccccatgcACCTGTGTCCTCATCCTTCTGGGTCTCCATGTCTTCCTGCACCCCTGTCTCCATCTCCACATGCACCCCTGTCCCTATGTCCATAtgcatccctgtccccacacTTCTGTGTCCCTATGGCCCCATGCTCCCATGTCCCTGAGGTCAaatgtccccttgtccccataTGTCCAAGCAACCATGTCCTCATGCTCCTGTGGTCCTAAGTCCTCCACATCCCCCCTTACCCCCCTGTCCCCAAGCCCCTGTGTCCCCGTGCCCCTGCTCATCCTCATGCCCCCATGTCCACATGCGATCGTGTCCCCACGATGCCCCATCCCCGTGGGGATGCTCAGGGGCCGGGTGGGTGCCCAACAGCACCCAAGGGTGCCGGAGATGGCTGAGCGCCCATCCCCGGGCCACCCCGCAGGTCTTTCGCCGGGATGCCTACCTGGCTGAGAGTCgccaggagctgctgaaggggGTGGACGATTTCCTGGAGGCCAGCATCGTCCTGCCGCCCACCGACACCATTAACGAGCAGCTCCTCCGCAGCCTGGTGCCACTGCAGCACGAGCTGCTCCGCCGCCGCTACCAGCCCCCCGAGAAGGCGTCGGCCAAGGACCTCCTAAAAGGCCTGAGTACGGCGGGGACCACCACAGCCCCCCTGGGATCCCCCATCCCCGTGGTTGGCGGGACCCCCCTCCCTTGCAGGTGGGGTCCCTCCATGGCCGCCTGCTTGTGTCCCCAGAGCTGGAAGAACCGGTACCGGAGGACGACGACCCCCTGCGCAGGACGGGGAGGCCTTTTGGGGGGCTGGTGAGGGACATCCGCCGCCGGTACCCCAAATATCTCAGCGACATCAAGGACGCCTTGACCCCCCAGTGTCTGGCCGCCATCATCTTCATCTACTTTGCGGCGCTGTCACCTGCTATCACCTTTGGAGGCTTGCTGAGTAATGGGGGGACAGACTGGGGACACGccaggggatggggacggggttgggggagcggggctgccacCACCTGCAGCACCATCCCCTGGGGATTCCCCTGCGGGGTGGGGGTATTGCACCCCCTAATCCCCGTGCTGATGAgtgtgggatgggggggacacagcGCTGTCtcccccccggcacccaccggctctgctcccctccaggTGAGAAGACCAACGGCATGATGGGGGTGTCGGAGCTTCTCCTCTCCACCTGCGTGCAGTGCGTCCTCTTCAGCATCCTCAGTGCCCAGCCCC
This genomic window from Accipiter gentilis chromosome 5, bAccGen1.1, whole genome shotgun sequence contains:
- the SLC4A1 gene encoding band 3 anion transport protein isoform X1, encoding MEGPGQEAYEERMRRTLDPEGYEDPGIKDSRLSLGEMSRASAGTGSPLHTWRARAEELTPLRRYLPSRRGCYDVDGRRRAAGAPPGQASRRGGGQPSSVTDVDLEAGGSTRPVSQRETHEGYVELHELVMDNRKELYWMEASHWLKLEEDFKEAGHWGQPHLSFLTYRSLLDIRRALPKGAVLFNVAANSLAAIAHVLIDQMIYEGQIKPQDRDDILRTLLLEHKHPSEDKQFGTPSPAQLQRSGTGQAETEQPLLREQQPLEMRGLAGAEQSPSRATRPQLPEKVPKDAEATLVLVGCAAFLEQPTLAFMRLKNAVTLDTVLDVSLPVRFLFVVLGPDSPHISYHEIGRTIATMMSERVFRRDAYLAESRQELLKGVDDFLEASIVLPPTDTINEQLLRSLVPLQHELLRRRYQPPEKASAKDLLKGLKLEEPVPEDDDPLRRTGRPFGGLVRDIRRRYPKYLSDIKDALTPQCLAAIIFIYFAALSPAITFGGLLSEKTNGMMGVSELLLSTCVQCVLFSILSAQPLLVVGFSGPLLVFEEAFYSFCNSYGMEYIVGRVWIGFWLILLVLVVVACEGSFLVRYLSRYTQEIFSFLISLIFIYETFYKLVTIFKNHPLQRFYDTTDVVNPKVPEPNTALLSLVLMAGTFFLAFFLRKFKNSTFLPGRVRRLIGDFGVPISIFIMALVDFFIKDTYTQKLNVPKGLEVTNSSARGWFINPMGEDNSFPIWMMFASVVPALLVFILIFLETQITTLIVSKPERKLVKGSGFHLDLLLIVAMGGVAALFGMPWLSATTVRTITHANALTVMSKTSAPGEKSQILEVKEQRVSGFFVALLIGISILMEPILKYIPLAVLFGIFLYMGVTSLFGIQLFDRILLLLMPPKYHPREPYVTRVKTWRMHLFTFTQIIVLGLLWVVKSTPASLALPFVLILTVPLRRLLLPRIFQDIELKCLDADDAVVTFEEVAGTDVYNEVQMPS
- the SLC4A1 gene encoding band 3 anion transport protein isoform X2; the encoded protein is MRRTLDPEGYEDPGIKDSRLSLGEMSRASAGTGSPLHTWRARAEELTPLRRYLPSRRGCYDVDGRRRAAGAPPGQASRRGGGQPSSVTDVDLEAGGSTRPVSQRETHEGYVELHELVMDNRKELYWMEASHWLKLEEDFKEAGHWGQPHLSFLTYRSLLDIRRALPKGAVLFNVAANSLAAIAHVLIDQMIYEGQIKPQDRDDILRTLLLEHKHPSEDKQFGTPSPAQLQRSGTGQAETEQPLLREQQPLEMRGLAGAEQSPSRATRPQLPEKVPKDAEATLVLVGCAAFLEQPTLAFMRLKNAVTLDTVLDVSLPVRFLFVVLGPDSPHISYHEIGRTIATMMSERVFRRDAYLAESRQELLKGVDDFLEASIVLPPTDTINEQLLRSLVPLQHELLRRRYQPPEKASAKDLLKGLKLEEPVPEDDDPLRRTGRPFGGLVRDIRRRYPKYLSDIKDALTPQCLAAIIFIYFAALSPAITFGGLLSEKTNGMMGVSELLLSTCVQCVLFSILSAQPLLVVGFSGPLLVFEEAFYSFCNSYGMEYIVGRVWIGFWLILLVLVVVACEGSFLVRYLSRYTQEIFSFLISLIFIYETFYKLVTIFKNHPLQRFYDTTDVVNPKVPEPNTALLSLVLMAGTFFLAFFLRKFKNSTFLPGRVRRLIGDFGVPISIFIMALVDFFIKDTYTQKLNVPKGLEVTNSSARGWFINPMGEDNSFPIWMMFASVVPALLVFILIFLETQITTLIVSKPERKLVKGSGFHLDLLLIVAMGGVAALFGMPWLSATTVRTITHANALTVMSKTSAPGEKSQILEVKEQRVSGFFVALLIGISILMEPILKYIPLAVLFGIFLYMGVTSLFGIQLFDRILLLLMPPKYHPREPYVTRVKTWRMHLFTFTQIIVLGLLWVVKSTPASLALPFVLILTVPLRRLLLPRIFQDIELKCLDADDAVVTFEEVAGTDVYNEVQMPS